The window aggaaaatgatcaatctgttcccatgaataaaaatcctattggtattgacatattatacattgaaggggctgtataaaataatttaatcatTGCTTTatactaaaatgcataaatacaaaagcaattagatgaaataaatgaaaatgtaacctcactttaccttgctgagaagagtctcgttcctactaggatggtgctgagaagggaggaggaggagatggtatgtaattcacagagagttatagcgcgggttgttcactgaatggtagcaactggcatactgatgcTCATGGgtagtcgtggctttgtctcgggagaggtaaacaagggtagcgtgcggtgttgcgactcattttgacccatacaagttctagcacaaaggttgtataccaagcaaaacttttcgtgtccaaacaggacttataccaagttagacttattccaaagcagatttatactgaggtaccactgtagttCTGCACTAAATCataactaataaaacattttcaattgtcAGTTTTGATTTGTATTTCATTGGCTACAAAATACAGGTGTTTAGATCTGGCCACTGATATGCCGCTATACAGTGAGGAAGAAGTATTGACATTAATTCATTAGAGTTTGCTGCAATAGGTCATTTGACGGATGATTTGCAAAaccatcttggatgtaatgtTGGAAAATTGAGAAGCTTTGTTCATAACTGTgtttctgtcctgctgacaactGATCCCCTTATCTCTTGAAATGTTGTCACTGGATTTCAGAGCAATAAGGATTGTACAGAACTGTTTACATccatcaaaaattaaaaatattaaaagaaaatagaagagGTGTGTtgtctacaatatatatatgatagacaAAGGTCAGGATGATCCTTCTGCTTTGCAGTTTTGGTAAGTtcacaaagatgtttttttatcatgaagATAATTGTTTCACTTAAAGATCTATTTTACCAGGATAAGCTAATAATGTCTGAATACAGCTgagtatattaattttttttatgggagTTTAGCATTTAAAGTAGTTCAATTAAAGATTACATTTACAATGACTATGCAAAAATGGTAGTTACAGGGGTTGGAACAAACCATAATACactgtatataacatatatatgtacataaaaaaagagcTACCAGTGAGATCAACAGACAATAAAACTTTGAGACACAAGGGATTGCTGTGCTACTGTTACCGGCTTATATACATCAAATTTTCTATACCTTAATAGATATAAATGTTACACTTTGCAGGATTTCTGTGTACattgttttttggtatatttatgtttaatagatACATTTAAATAGTGTGTCCGATTCCAGAGAACCCAATTACCAAAAGATAAATTGATACAATAGAATCAAGAGTCCAGAAAAGGCCAGAAAATAGGTATGAGGAGTAAAACACACTGGGACTGATTactaaaagctctccaaggatggtgTAGATAGgcgatcatgggagaacctgggtgatctagcacacAAAGAATTGATCTGATACAGGGTTGAAACGTTTGCCAACTCATTTCATTGGATTCTTGAGAATAATTTTTTGGGCTTGCTGGATGACTCAGGTTCTTCTCATGATGGTCTCATGATCAAAATTGGAGATATTTACTTCTTGTTGCACCTTCAGGACAGCAAAGGAGGAGAAATTTCAATGTAACCCGAAAGAAAAAATTAAGCTGACAGGTATTACCCTTTCTTAGTTCAATCATTTTTGTGTTAGTGTTCCGTTAAAATAGTCAGTGAGGCATGTGCAACATAAACGCCAAAAGCAGCATAAACAGGTTCGGTGAATTTTGTAGTGAATGTGTACACGTGCTTCACCTGATGACCCAGTTCAAAGAAGGACAGACGTCCAGCCTCGTAATCCAGGTATATTCCCAGTTTAGGGTTGGGAGTGGATAGTACAACATGGGTAACCTGATAGTTATGGATCATTAAATGAACATTTTCGTACATGTCCATACACCACGATTTATTGTTGTTGCCAAGCAAATGGTCATCACCTTTCCGCTCAATGCTGTTGTAGGCAATGCCAACCCTCCACCTCCCGATTTGGCTGGTGGCCACTTCCCAGTAATGTCGTCCTGAAGAAAACTTGGTGGTGCTCAAAACTTGACTGTACTGAAAGCGATGTGGGGAATCAGGCTGACGTATATGGCCCAGAGCAGTAGCAGTCTTTAGGTCTGGTGAGACATATACATAAGTACCAGATGTGTTCATATCCAATGATATGTCAGCGATTGGTTGGagataaaacaatttttgagCTTTTAACCCAGACATGAAACCCGGCATCCTATTTTGTAGCTTCAAAATTAGTTGCATTTCATCCAGGTCACCCAATAATGGTGGATCTTGGATATCATTGATGTTCTTTTTACAAGTAGAACATTCCAACAGGAAATTCAAAGGCTCTGTTATAGTTTCAAGCCCTTCAATTCCATCAATTCCCTTTGATACGTCATCTTTGAGCATTGTCAGCTTTTGTAGTTGTTCCAGCACTGGCTGTGTCAGATGTCTTACCTGATTGGTCACTTCATCATTGAATTGCTTCTGCAGATGGTCCAGTTGTTCTTtgattttataaaacatggaatcaatACGTTCTCTGACATTGCTGGCTTGTTTTTCCACTTTTGTCTTGTAGGATTCTAGATTAATAACTCTTTTGTCAATCTCTTGCTCCTTTAGGGTTAGTTGTTGGAAGACATCACTTATTTCTTCTATCATCTTCTCACAAGCTTCAGGCAGAGGTTCCACCTGATGACCCTTGTGTTCTACTATGATGCATAAGCCACAAACACAAATTGAGTCATTGAAGCAGAAGTACTTCAACATTTTGTTGTGAATAGTACATAAAGAATTTTCCTCATCAGAGCAAGAGGAGCTGATTCTGGCAACTATGTTCGATAGAGCAATGTTCTTGTTAAGTTTAGGTCTTGCAtgaaatttctttttacattcagGACATTCATAGTCTCCATTCTGCTTGTCTTGCCAGAGCATATCAATACAGTCATGGCAAAAGCTATGTCCACATATTAGAGTAATTGGATTGTTGTAGATACATAGACAGATGGAGCATTCCAGCTCATCTTTCACACCCACGGCTGCCATAACAtagaacaaaa of the Pyxicephalus adspersus chromosome 11, UCB_Pads_2.0, whole genome shotgun sequence genome contains:
- the LOC140340554 gene encoding E3 ubiquitin-protein ligase TRIM39-like; translation: MAAVGVKDELECSICLCIYNNPITLICGHSFCHDCIDMLWQDKQNGDYECPECKKKFHARPKLNKNIALSNIVARISSSCSDEENSLCTIHNKMLKYFCFNDSICVCGLCIIVEHKGHQVEPLPEACEKMIEEISDVFQQLTLKEQEIDKRVINLESYKTKVEKQASNVRERIDSMFYKIKEQLDHLQKQFNDEVTNQVRHLTQPVLEQLQKLTMLKDDVSKGIDGIEGLETITEPLNFLLECSTCKKNINDIQDPPLLGDLDEMQLILKLQNRMPGFMSGLKAQKLFYLQPIADISLDMNTSGTYVYVSPDLKTATALGHIRQPDSPHRFQYSQVLSTTKFSSGRHYWEVATSQIGRWRVGIAYNSIERKGDDHLLGNNNKSWCMDMYENVHLMIHNYQVTHVVLSTPNPKLGIYLDYEAGRLSFFELGHQVKHVYTFTTKFTEPVYAAFGVYVAHASLTILTEH